A window of the Streptomyces luomodiensis genome harbors these coding sequences:
- a CDS encoding wHTH domain-containing protein, which produces MSNTPASQDPEDRFIRLRLGYHTSLLRPGEQVPFGHVLFAAVTVGCAPADVVSRLTALGYTDIELPDIPLPPTVTRQDALLLKADTYNLSWIKLDEPVSLRNLVVSAGEQGLSPAEAARRLTAFGYTVPAGHPLPETPDSRDIVLIRTDPKGNGTFLDWDAEASPRHVFRVARELLCNPHTVATRLLALGVRLPYTPEPEDELLLADSGVHLGHVVTVARETGRTPADIIARLTELGADRPGTVPDSLEADDLRLISEELDGRRPWLKVNNVVGVQLRHVLRAALAMGRTPADTAARLAELGHWLHENAKLPQVADPEDIRLLETVDRSFLDGVHLEHVLHSASLTGRSPADVASRLAELGYRLPDEVDYPEVCGASHG; this is translated from the coding sequence ATGTCGAACACCCCCGCATCCCAGGACCCGGAGGACCGGTTCATCCGTCTGCGCCTGGGCTACCACACCTCCCTGCTGCGGCCCGGTGAGCAGGTGCCCTTCGGCCACGTGCTGTTCGCCGCGGTCACGGTGGGGTGCGCCCCCGCCGACGTCGTGTCACGGCTGACCGCACTCGGCTACACCGACATCGAGCTGCCCGATATCCCGCTGCCACCCACGGTGACCCGGCAGGACGCCCTGCTGCTCAAGGCGGACACGTACAACCTCTCCTGGATCAAGCTCGACGAGCCCGTCTCGCTGCGGAACCTGGTCGTCTCGGCGGGGGAGCAGGGGCTGAGCCCCGCCGAGGCCGCCCGGCGGCTGACCGCCTTCGGCTACACGGTCCCGGCCGGCCACCCGCTGCCCGAGACCCCGGACAGCCGGGACATCGTGCTGATCCGCACCGACCCCAAGGGCAATGGCACGTTCCTGGACTGGGACGCGGAGGCGAGCCCCCGGCACGTGTTCCGCGTGGCCCGTGAGCTGCTGTGCAATCCGCACACCGTCGCCACGCGCCTGCTCGCCCTCGGCGTCCGGCTGCCGTACACCCCCGAACCCGAGGACGAGCTGCTCCTCGCGGACAGCGGCGTCCACCTCGGACACGTGGTCACCGTCGCGCGCGAGACCGGCCGTACCCCGGCGGACATCATCGCCCGCCTGACGGAGCTGGGCGCCGACCGTCCGGGCACCGTGCCGGACTCCCTGGAGGCGGACGATCTGCGCCTCATCAGCGAGGAACTCGACGGCCGACGGCCCTGGCTGAAGGTGAACAACGTCGTGGGGGTGCAGCTGCGACACGTCCTGCGCGCGGCCCTCGCCATGGGCCGGACCCCCGCCGACACCGCGGCGCGCCTGGCCGAGCTGGGCCATTGGCTGCATGAGAACGCCAAGCTGCCACAGGTGGCGGATCCGGAGGACATCCGGCTCCTGGAAACGGTCGACCGCTCCTTCCTGGATGGCGTCCACCTCGAACATGTGCTGCACAG